The Panthera leo isolate Ple1 chromosome C2, P.leo_Ple1_pat1.1, whole genome shotgun sequence genome window below encodes:
- the LOC122229221 gene encoding keratin-associated protein 19-4-like, which produces MRYYYSNDYGGLGYRCGGLGYGYGLGCGCGCGGFRGLGCGWGGHRYGWCRPPCYGGYGFSSFY; this is translated from the coding sequence ATGAGATACTACTACAGCAATGACTATGGTGGCCTGGGCTATAGATGTGGAGGCCTGGGTTATGGCTATGGCCTAGGCTGTGGCTGTGGTTGTGGTGGCTTTAGAGGCCTAGGGTGTGGCTGGGGAGGCCACAGATATGGCTGGTGCCGCCCACCGTGCTATGGAGGATATGGATTCTCCAGcttttattga